In Neisseria animalis, a single window of DNA contains:
- the nadE gene encoding NAD(+) synthase produces the protein MQTQKVITHITAWLKDYAANAHAKGFIVGVSGGIDSAVVSALAARTGMDVLLLEMPIRQQADQVSRAREHMADLKQHYPNVNCLTIDLTPTFDTFAADVDVDENDYPAKALALANARSRLRMLTLYYYGQINNLLVTGTGNKIEDFGVGFFTKYGDGGVDISPIADLTKTQVYRLAAELDIAESIQKAVPTDGLWDTERTDEEQMGASYPELEWAMSVYGTSKPEDFSGRQREVLEIYTRLHKAMQHKINPIPVCTIPPEWLA, from the coding sequence ATGCAAACCCAAAAAGTCATTACCCACATTACCGCTTGGCTCAAAGACTATGCCGCCAATGCCCATGCGAAAGGTTTTATTGTCGGCGTATCCGGAGGCATCGATTCTGCCGTTGTGTCCGCACTTGCCGCCCGTACCGGTATGGACGTATTGCTGCTCGAAATGCCCATACGCCAACAAGCCGACCAAGTCAGCCGCGCGCGCGAGCATATGGCGGATTTGAAACAGCATTATCCAAACGTAAACTGCCTGACCATCGATTTAACCCCTACGTTTGATACCTTCGCCGCCGATGTAGACGTTGACGAAAACGATTACCCTGCCAAAGCACTCGCGCTGGCAAATGCCCGCTCGCGCCTGAGAATGCTTACCCTCTATTATTACGGGCAAATCAACAATCTGCTGGTTACCGGTACGGGAAATAAAATCGAAGACTTCGGCGTGGGATTCTTTACCAAATACGGCGACGGCGGCGTAGACATCAGCCCGATTGCCGATTTGACCAAAACCCAAGTTTACCGGCTTGCCGCTGAGCTTGATATTGCAGAATCCATTCAAAAAGCCGTACCGACCGACGGCCTTTGGGATACGGAGCGCACCGATGAAGAGCAAATGGGCGCAAGTTATCCCGAGCTCGAATGGGCGATGAGCGTTTATGGTACTTCCAAACCCGAAGATTTCAGCGGCCGCCAACGCGAAGTATTGGAAATCTACACCCGCCTGCACAAAGCCATGCAGCACAAAATCAATCCGATTCCCGTCTGCACCATTCCGCCGGAATGGTTGGCGTAA
- a CDS encoding glutamine--tRNA ligase/YqeY domain fusion protein yields the protein MLNKEQFADNHFIRTIIEEDLQSGKHTAIQTRFPPEPNGYLHIGHAKSICLNFGLAYVYDGLCNLRFDDTNPEKENEEYVNSIKEDVHWLGFEWAGEARYASDYFDRLFDYAVGLIRDGKAYVDDLTAEEMREYRGTLTGPGKNSPYRDRSIEENLDLFMRMKNGEFADGSKTLRLKIDMAAGNVNMRDPVIYRIRRARHHNTGDKWCIYPMYDYTHAISDAIEGITHSLCTLEFEAHRPLYDWVLDNIPAPHATRPRQYEFSRLELLYSITSKRKLNQLVSDGHVSGWDDPRMPTISGMRRRGYTPEGLRLFAKRVGISKSENIVDMSVLEGAVREELENTSPRLMAVLNPLKVTLTNFADGQTQSRRAAFHPNREDLGERDIPVSRTIYIEADDFAEVPPKGFKRLTPGGEVRLRHGYVIKCDEAVKDENGKVVELKCSIDHDTLGKNPEGRKVKGVIHWVSAEHAAEIKVRLYDRLFTVERPDAVRGEDGGYLPFTDFLNPESMQEITAYAEPVAAQLPPESRWQFERLGYFVTDRYDHTPEQPVFNRTVTLKDSWQAKA from the coding sequence ATGCTGAATAAAGAACAATTTGCCGATAATCATTTTATCCGCACCATTATCGAAGAAGATTTGCAAAGCGGCAAACACACCGCTATCCAAACACGGTTTCCGCCGGAGCCCAACGGCTACCTGCACATCGGCCACGCCAAATCCATCTGCCTGAACTTCGGTCTGGCTTATGTTTACGACGGCTTGTGCAACCTGCGCTTCGACGACACCAATCCGGAAAAAGAAAACGAAGAGTACGTTAACTCCATCAAAGAAGACGTACACTGGCTGGGTTTTGAGTGGGCGGGAGAAGCGCGTTACGCATCCGATTATTTCGACCGCCTGTTTGATTACGCCGTCGGTCTGATTCGGGACGGCAAAGCCTATGTTGATGATTTGACCGCCGAAGAAATGCGCGAATACCGCGGCACGCTGACCGGGCCGGGAAAAAACAGCCCTTATCGCGACCGCAGCATTGAAGAAAACCTCGATTTGTTCATGCGTATGAAAAACGGCGAATTCGCAGACGGCAGCAAAACCCTGCGTTTGAAAATCGACATGGCGGCGGGCAACGTCAATATGCGCGATCCGGTGATTTACCGCATCCGCCGCGCCCGCCACCACAACACCGGCGACAAATGGTGCATCTATCCGATGTACGACTACACCCACGCCATTTCCGACGCCATCGAAGGCATCACCCATTCTTTGTGCACGCTCGAATTTGAAGCGCACCGTCCGCTCTATGACTGGGTGCTCGACAATATTCCCGCGCCGCACGCCACCCGCCCGCGCCAATATGAGTTTTCCCGTTTGGAGCTGCTGTATTCCATCACCTCCAAGCGCAAGCTCAACCAGCTCGTTTCAGACGGCCATGTTTCCGGCTGGGACGACCCGCGTATGCCCACCATCTCCGGAATGCGCCGCCGCGGCTACACGCCCGAAGGCCTGCGCCTGTTTGCCAAACGCGTCGGCATTTCCAAATCCGAAAACATCGTTGACATGAGCGTACTCGAAGGCGCGGTGCGCGAAGAACTCGAAAACACCTCGCCGCGCCTGATGGCGGTATTGAACCCGCTCAAAGTCACGCTGACCAATTTTGCAGACGGCCAAACCCAAAGCCGCCGCGCCGCCTTCCACCCCAACCGTGAAGACTTGGGTGAGCGCGACATTCCCGTATCGCGCACCATCTATATCGAAGCCGACGACTTTGCCGAAGTTCCGCCCAAAGGCTTCAAACGCCTGACCCCCGGCGGCGAAGTGCGCCTGCGCCACGGCTATGTCATCAAATGCGACGAAGCCGTGAAAGACGAAAACGGCAAGGTTGTCGAACTCAAATGCTCCATCGACCACGATACTTTGGGTAAAAATCCCGAAGGCCGCAAAGTAAAAGGCGTCATCCATTGGGTGTCGGCCGAACACGCCGCCGAAATCAAAGTACGCCTCTACGACCGCCTGTTTACCGTCGAACGGCCTGATGCCGTGCGCGGAGAAGACGGCGGATACCTGCCGTTTACCGATTTCCTCAACCCCGAATCCATGCAGGAAATCACTGCTTACGCCGAGCCGGTTGCCGCACAGCTGCCGCCGGAAAGCCGCTGGCAGTTTGAGCGTTTGGGCTATTTCGTCACCGACCGCTACGACCATACCCCGGAACAACCCGTGTTCAACCGCACGGTTACGCTGAAAGACTCTTGGCAGGCTAAGGCTTAA
- a CDS encoding DeoR/GlpR family DNA-binding transcription regulator, which translates to MKPRIQRHENIITLVREQHYMSVEQLAAALDVTPQTIRRDINILSEENILRRYHGGATIGDVLESELQQGRRNSRQDEKNAIAQLIAEEIPDNASLFLSIGTTMEAVAAALIKKRRNLRIITNNIYVASMASARDDYTVIITSGVVRPIDGGVTGVATVDFINQFKVDYAVMSTHGVEADGSLLDYDYKEVSVMQAMMNNARVRFLGVDHSKFNSNALVRLGNITEFDKVFTDRAPEAAMQKILQAAAVEWLVPADLSNPTSQVQ; encoded by the coding sequence ATGAAACCTCGAATCCAACGCCATGAAAACATCATCACCCTCGTACGCGAGCAGCACTATATGTCGGTCGAGCAGCTTGCCGCCGCGCTGGACGTTACGCCGCAAACCATACGCAGAGACATCAATATTCTCAGCGAAGAAAACATTTTGCGCCGCTACCACGGCGGCGCGACCATAGGCGACGTGTTGGAAAGCGAATTGCAGCAGGGCAGGCGCAACAGCCGTCAGGACGAAAAAAACGCCATCGCCCAATTAATTGCCGAAGAGATTCCCGATAATGCCTCGTTGTTTCTCAGCATCGGCACCACAATGGAAGCCGTTGCCGCCGCCTTGATTAAAAAACGCAGAAACCTACGGATTATTACCAATAATATTTATGTTGCCTCAATGGCTTCCGCCCGCGACGACTATACCGTCATCATCACTTCCGGTGTGGTTCGTCCCATAGACGGCGGCGTTACCGGCGTGGCAACCGTTGACTTCATCAATCAATTTAAAGTCGATTATGCCGTGATGAGTACCCACGGCGTGGAGGCCGACGGATCGCTGCTGGATTACGATTATAAGGAAGTCAGCGTCATGCAGGCGATGATGAACAATGCGCGCGTGCGTTTTCTCGGTGTGGACCACAGCAAATTCAACAGCAATGCCTTGGTGCGGCTCGGCAATATTACCGAATTCGACAAAGTATTTACCGACCGCGCGCCCGAAGCCGCCATGCAAAAAATCCTGCAAGCCGCCGCTGTCGAGTGGCTGGTGCCTGCCGATTTATCAAACCCGACAAGTCAGGTACAATAA
- a CDS encoding lysine exporter LysO family protein, translating into MESLITLVSVLTPMFLGFFVKVPKSYLPVIDKMLSGLVYAVLLLIGVSLSRVENLGGQIHTILGTTVLLFVCTIGANLAALMWFDRRYPWQTQGTGKKAAVSISGSIKQVGCVVLGFLLGKVLANIWLPSENLGMYCLMALILLVGVQLNGSGVILRQVLINKRGVQTAMIMMASSLAGGLLFAALIPEVSWTKGLAMASGFGWYSLSGLVMTEAYGAVWGSIMLLNDLGREFFALVFIPFLMRRHPSAAVGSGGATSLDFTLPVIQSSGGLQAVPLAISFGFIVNVAAPFLMVVFSSFG; encoded by the coding sequence ATGGAAAGTCTGATTACTTTGGTATCGGTGCTGACACCGATGTTTCTCGGTTTTTTTGTTAAAGTGCCGAAATCTTATCTGCCGGTGATTGACAAGATGTTGTCGGGTTTGGTGTACGCGGTGCTGCTGCTTATCGGCGTATCACTGTCGCGGGTGGAAAATCTCGGCGGGCAGATTCATACGATTTTGGGGACGACAGTTTTGCTGTTTGTATGCACCATCGGCGCGAATTTGGCAGCTTTGATGTGGTTTGACCGCCGCTACCCGTGGCAGACTCAAGGTACGGGCAAAAAAGCCGCTGTCAGCATTTCCGGCAGCATCAAGCAGGTAGGCTGCGTGGTGCTGGGATTTTTACTCGGCAAAGTTTTGGCGAATATTTGGCTGCCGTCTGAAAATTTGGGAATGTACTGCCTGATGGCGTTGATACTGCTGGTGGGCGTACAACTGAACGGCAGCGGCGTTATCCTGCGCCAAGTATTAATCAACAAACGCGGCGTGCAAACCGCTATGATTATGATGGCCTCTTCCTTGGCCGGCGGTTTGCTGTTTGCCGCGCTGATACCCGAAGTGTCGTGGACGAAGGGGCTGGCGATGGCTTCGGGCTTCGGCTGGTATTCGCTTTCAGGCTTGGTGATGACCGAGGCTTACGGCGCGGTGTGGGGCAGTATCATGCTGCTGAACGACTTGGGGCGGGAGTTTTTCGCTTTGGTGTTTATCCCGTTTTTGATGCGCCGCCACCCCAGCGCGGCGGTCGGCTCGGGCGGTGCCACCAGTTTGGACTTTACCTTGCCCGTTATCCAAAGCTCGGGCGGTTTGCAGGCCGTGCCGCTGGCAATCAGTTTCGGCTTTATCGTCAATGTTGCTGCCCCGTTTTTAATGGTCGTCTTTTCGTCTTTCGGTTGA
- the alr gene encoding alanine racemase, whose product MRPLNARIRLDNLRHNYQTLKAVHGGRLLAVVKANAYGHGAVRCAHALADLADGFAVATLDEAVELRESGIGQPIVLLEGVFEAEEYAVVDKYRLWPAVCSQWQLEALIAHDWQQPVDVWLKMDSGMHRAGFFPHHYAAAFTALKQCRNVGKIVKFSHFACADEPENGMTEMQLEAFDLACEDLPGEESLANSAAILNVPEARRDWGRAGIALYGISPFGGVDERLKPVMRLTTRIFGERVLQPHSPVGYGATFYTSKSTRIGLIACGYADGYPRRASTNSPVAVEGIRSRVIGRVSMDMMMVELDAAQDGLGCEVELWGDTVNANEVADAAGTIAYELLCNVKRAKFTYSE is encoded by the coding sequence ATGCGTCCTTTAAATGCCAGAATCCGCTTGGATAACCTGCGCCATAATTACCAAACCTTGAAAGCCGTCCATGGCGGCAGGCTGTTGGCAGTGGTCAAGGCAAACGCTTACGGTCATGGTGCGGTACGCTGTGCACACGCATTGGCGGATTTGGCAGACGGCTTTGCCGTGGCAACGCTTGATGAAGCGGTAGAGTTGCGGGAAAGCGGTATCGGGCAGCCGATTGTATTGCTGGAGGGGGTATTTGAGGCGGAAGAATATGCCGTAGTAGACAAATACCGCCTTTGGCCGGCGGTTTGCAGCCAATGGCAGTTGGAAGCGTTGATTGCACACGATTGGCAGCAGCCGGTTGATGTTTGGTTGAAAATGGATTCGGGTATGCACCGCGCCGGTTTTTTCCCACATCATTATGCGGCGGCGTTTACGGCGTTGAAGCAGTGCCGGAACGTGGGCAAGATTGTGAAATTCAGTCATTTCGCCTGTGCGGACGAGCCGGAAAACGGCATGACTGAAATGCAGTTGGAGGCTTTTGACTTGGCTTGCGAAGATTTGCCGGGCGAAGAGAGCCTTGCCAACTCCGCCGCAATCTTAAACGTACCCGAAGCGCGCCGTGATTGGGGCAGGGCGGGTATCGCGCTGTACGGTATTTCGCCGTTCGGAGGTGTTGATGAGCGGCTTAAGCCGGTGATGCGCCTGACTACCCGGATTTTCGGCGAACGGGTCTTGCAGCCGCACTCGCCGGTGGGCTACGGCGCAACATTTTACACGAGTAAATCTACGCGAATCGGTCTGATTGCCTGCGGTTATGCAGACGGCTATCCGCGCCGCGCCTCCACAAATTCCCCCGTTGCCGTAGAAGGTATCCGCAGCCGCGTTATCGGCAGGGTGTCTATGGACATGATGATGGTGGAGCTGGATGCCGCACAAGACGGTTTGGGCTGCGAAGTCGAGCTGTGGGGCGATACGGTAAACGCCAACGAGGTGGCGGATGCGGCCGGTACGATTGCTTACGAGCTGCTGTGTAACGTCAAACGTGCAAAGTTTACTTATTCGGAATAA
- a CDS encoding YbhB/YbcL family Raf kinase inhibitor-like protein — protein MKVHTTAIVNGEFADKYGKRGSQFSPNGMPTYSIPFEITDAPEGVQSFAVVLEDKDAITASGFVWIHWLISDLKRTVVAENDSISAQDYTQGANSWASVLGKFDIDEASYYGGMAPPNCRHRYELIVYALDTVLDLPRGFRFNDLHFAMQGHILASASVMGTYDV, from the coding sequence ATGAAAGTTCATACGACAGCGATTGTCAACGGCGAATTTGCCGACAAATACGGCAAACGCGGCAGCCAATTCAGCCCGAACGGTATGCCGACTTATTCGATTCCCTTCGAGATTACCGATGCTCCCGAGGGGGTGCAGTCTTTCGCGGTGGTGTTGGAGGACAAAGATGCGATTACCGCCAGCGGTTTTGTGTGGATACACTGGCTGATTTCCGATTTGAAGCGTACCGTTGTAGCGGAAAACGACAGCATCTCCGCACAAGATTACACTCAAGGGGCTAATTCTTGGGCAAGTGTATTGGGCAAATTCGATATCGATGAGGCTTCTTACTACGGCGGCATGGCTCCGCCGAACTGCCGCCACCGCTACGAATTGATTGTGTATGCCTTGGATACGGTGTTGGATTTGCCGCGCGGTTTCCGTTTTAATGATTTGCACTTTGCCATGCAGGGACATATTTTGGCCAGCGCAAGCGTTATGGGGACTTACGACGTATAA
- the rep gene encoding DNA helicase Rep: MKLNPQQQAAVNYLGGPLLVLAGAGSGKTGVITQKIKHLILNVGYPAHQIAAITFTNKAAKEMQERVAKMLPKSQARGLTICTFHSLGMRILREEAGALGYKKNFSILDAADSAKIIGELLGGSGKEAVFKAQHQISLWKNGLQSPEQTFQTASDEWERQIAQIYAGYQATLESYQAVDFDDLIRLPALLLQQNSEIRHKWQLRLRYLLVDECQDTNTCQFTLMKLLTGAEGMFTAVGDDDQSIYAWRGANMENLRKMQEDYPQMKIIKLEQNYRSTARILKIANKVIENNPKLFKKTLWSQFGMGEVVKVVACQNEQHEAEWVVSQIVKQKLVGGDKTQYADFAVLYRGNHQARIFEEALRSARVPYQLSGGQSFFDKAEIKDVLSYIRLIANPNDDPAFLRAVTTPKRGIGDVTLGKLNTYAHAHECSLYEAAQTEEALGLLTPANREHLQTFMNMMEAYRNRAEAADAGEIITSLLEEIGYENHLLNNEEGKAAEIKWRNVSDLTSWLARKGEQDGKNIIEIAQTIALMTLLEGKSEEETDAVKLSTLHASKGLEYPYVFLVGCEEGILPHNDSIEEGNVEEERRLMYVGITRAKRQLTLTHCIKRKRMGTWHFPDPSRFIDEMPPEDIKILGRKGGEPIVSKEEGKSHLASLRSMLAAKRG, translated from the coding sequence ATGAAACTCAATCCCCAACAACAAGCCGCGGTCAATTATCTCGGCGGGCCGCTTTTGGTGCTGGCCGGTGCAGGCAGCGGCAAAACCGGTGTCATCACCCAAAAAATCAAGCATTTGATTCTCAACGTCGGCTATCCTGCCCATCAAATTGCCGCCATTACGTTCACCAATAAAGCCGCCAAGGAAATGCAGGAACGCGTGGCCAAAATGCTGCCCAAATCCCAAGCACGCGGGCTGACGATTTGCACGTTTCATTCTTTGGGCATGAGAATCCTGCGCGAAGAAGCCGGCGCACTCGGCTACAAAAAGAATTTTTCCATTCTCGATGCTGCCGACAGTGCCAAAATTATCGGCGAACTGCTGGGCGGCAGCGGCAAAGAGGCCGTATTCAAGGCGCAACACCAAATTTCGCTTTGGAAAAACGGCTTGCAATCACCCGAACAAACTTTTCAGACGGCCTCCGACGAATGGGAACGGCAGATTGCACAGATTTATGCCGGTTATCAGGCCACTCTGGAAAGCTATCAGGCGGTGGATTTCGACGACCTGATCCGTCTGCCGGCCCTTCTTTTGCAGCAAAACAGCGAAATCCGCCACAAATGGCAGCTGCGTCTGCGCTATCTGCTGGTGGACGAATGCCAAGATACCAACACCTGCCAATTTACGCTGATGAAGCTGCTTACCGGTGCGGAAGGCATGTTTACCGCCGTGGGCGACGATGATCAGTCTATCTACGCATGGCGCGGCGCGAATATGGAAAACCTTCGCAAAATGCAGGAAGATTATCCGCAGATGAAAATCATCAAATTAGAGCAAAATTACCGCTCCACCGCGCGGATTTTGAAAATTGCCAACAAAGTCATTGAAAACAATCCCAAACTGTTCAAAAAAACCCTGTGGTCGCAATTCGGCATGGGCGAAGTGGTGAAAGTAGTTGCCTGCCAAAACGAACAACACGAGGCAGAATGGGTGGTCAGCCAGATTGTGAAACAAAAATTAGTCGGCGGCGACAAAACCCAATATGCCGATTTCGCCGTGTTGTATCGGGGCAACCACCAAGCGCGTATTTTTGAAGAAGCCCTACGCAGCGCGCGCGTTCCCTATCAATTATCGGGCGGACAAAGTTTTTTCGACAAAGCGGAAATCAAAGACGTTTTGTCATATATCCGCCTGATTGCCAACCCTAACGACGATCCGGCTTTCCTGCGTGCCGTCACCACGCCCAAGCGCGGCATCGGAGACGTAACACTGGGCAAACTCAATACCTACGCCCATGCCCACGAATGCAGCCTGTATGAGGCGGCTCAAACCGAAGAAGCCCTCGGCCTGCTCACCCCCGCCAACCGCGAACACCTGCAAACATTTATGAACATGATGGAGGCCTACCGCAACCGTGCCGAAGCGGCGGATGCCGGTGAAATCATTACTAGCCTGCTGGAAGAAATCGGCTATGAAAACCACTTGCTCAACAACGAAGAAGGTAAAGCCGCCGAAATCAAATGGCGCAATGTCAGCGACCTGACTTCATGGCTGGCGCGCAAAGGCGAGCAAGACGGGAAAAACATCATCGAAATCGCCCAAACCATCGCACTGATGACGCTTTTAGAAGGCAAAAGCGAAGAAGAAACCGATGCGGTCAAACTTTCCACCCTCCACGCTTCCAAGGGCTTGGAATATCCTTATGTTTTTCTGGTCGGCTGCGAAGAAGGCATTCTGCCCCACAACGACAGTATTGAAGAAGGCAACGTCGAAGAAGAACGCCGCCTGATGTATGTCGGCATTACCCGCGCCAAACGCCAGCTTACCCTGACCCACTGCATCAAACGCAAGCGCATGGGAACATGGCACTTCCCCGACCCCAGCCGCTTCATCGACGAAATGCCGCCCGAAGACATCAAAATTCTGGGCAGGAAAGGCGGCGAACCCATCGTCAGCAAAGAAGAAGGCAAAAGCCATCTGGCAAGCCTCCGCAGTATGCTGGCGGCCAAAAGAGGCTGA
- the miaA gene encoding tRNA (adenosine(37)-N6)-dimethylallyltransferase MiaA: MSAPKAFAILGPTAGGKTALALQIAEHLPVEIISLDSALVYRDMDIGTAKPTLEERSAAPHHLIDIISPLQSYSAAEFVRDCTRLVVEIHERGRLPLIVGGTMMYFHALTAGLNNLPEADAATRAALQADKAAYGLSYLYEKLKICDPDSASRLQPADSQRIERALEVFMLTGKPLSRHFAEQQQYTPPLDLHTIALIPENRALLHEQIGKRFDSMLAQGFLDEMQMLRGKYPELTADMPSMRCVGYRQAWDYLEGLENYADFVEKGKAATRQLAKRQLTWLRKIPLSASLDPYGGQDCFPTAEALLKQHFDV; the protein is encoded by the coding sequence ATGTCCGCACCCAAAGCATTTGCCATACTCGGTCCGACTGCCGGCGGCAAAACTGCCCTTGCCCTCCAAATCGCCGAACATCTGCCGGTAGAAATCATCAGCTTAGATTCGGCGCTGGTGTACCGCGATATGGATATCGGCACGGCGAAGCCCACTCTCGAAGAACGTTCTGCCGCGCCCCATCATTTGATTGACATCATTTCCCCGCTGCAAAGTTACAGCGCGGCAGAGTTTGTCCGCGACTGCACCCGTTTGGTTGTTGAAATCCATGAGCGCGGACGTTTGCCGCTGATTGTCGGCGGAACGATGATGTATTTCCATGCGCTGACCGCGGGTTTGAACAATCTGCCGGAAGCGGATGCGGCAACCCGTGCTGCGTTGCAGGCGGATAAGGCTGCGTATGGTTTGAGTTATTTATACGAAAAACTGAAAATATGCGACCCCGACAGCGCAAGCCGTCTGCAACCGGCCGACAGCCAACGCATCGAACGCGCCTTGGAAGTCTTTATGCTGACCGGCAAACCGTTAAGCCGCCATTTCGCCGAGCAGCAGCAATACACGCCGCCGCTGGATTTGCACACCATTGCCCTCATTCCGGAAAACCGCGCCCTGCTGCACGAGCAAATCGGCAAGCGTTTCGACAGTATGCTGGCACAAGGATTTCTTGATGAAATGCAGATGTTGCGCGGAAAATATCCCGAACTGACTGCCGATATGCCGTCTATGCGCTGCGTCGGCTACCGTCAGGCTTGGGATTATTTGGAAGGCTTGGAAAATTACGCCGATTTTGTCGAAAAAGGCAAAGCAGCCACCCGCCAGCTCGCCAAACGCCAACTGACTTGGTTGCGGAAAATCCCGCTTTCTGCCTCGCTCGATCCCTACGGCGGTCAAGACTGTTTCCCGACAGCCGAGGCATTGCTCAAGCAGCATTTCGATGTATGA
- the tadA gene encoding tRNA adenosine(34) deaminase TadA yields the protein MLATPPIAPKTLAALHSLGIRTLADLRGHGSVKTFLLLKAAGLTVTFSTLWQLEALSSDIPVGDLSDAQKEILKQSVKNHAPVAVFPALPEMERFMQTALEQAKQAAALGEIPVGAVVVKNGEIIAAAHNACVSSCNISQHAEIRALSQAGGMLQNYRLENCDVYVTLEPCSMCASALIQARVKRVVYGAAEPKTGAAGSVVNLFADTRLNKHTAICGGISEQACQAVLQDFFAAKRR from the coding sequence ATGCTTGCTACCCCGCCTATTGCTCCGAAAACTCTGGCCGCGCTTCATTCCCTCGGCATCCGTACCCTTGCCGATTTGCGCGGGCATGGCTCCGTGAAAACATTTTTGCTGCTGAAAGCTGCCGGATTAACCGTTACCTTCAGCACCTTGTGGCAGCTTGAAGCCTTATCGTCGGATATTCCTGTCGGGGATTTGAGTGATGCCCAAAAAGAAATATTGAAACAATCCGTGAAAAACCACGCCCCCGTTGCCGTGTTCCCCGCACTGCCGGAAATGGAAAGATTTATGCAGACGGCCTTAGAACAGGCAAAACAGGCGGCGGCGCTGGGTGAAATACCGGTAGGAGCGGTAGTGGTTAAAAACGGCGAAATCATCGCGGCGGCACACAATGCCTGTGTCAGCAGTTGCAATATCAGCCAGCATGCCGAAATCCGCGCCTTATCGCAGGCAGGTGGAATGCTGCAAAACTACCGCCTCGAAAATTGCGATGTGTATGTTACTTTAGAACCTTGCAGCATGTGTGCCTCCGCGCTGATACAAGCACGGGTGAAACGGGTTGTCTACGGTGCGGCAGAACCCAAAACCGGCGCAGCGGGCAGCGTGGTGAACCTGTTTGCAGATACCCGTCTGAACAAACATACGGCCATCTGCGGCGGCATATCGGAACAAGCCTGCCAAGCAGTTTTGCAGGATTTTTTTGCCGCCAAACGCCGGTAA
- the lgt gene encoding prolipoprotein diacylglyceryl transferase, with the protein MIIHPQFDPVLISIGPVAIRWYALSYIVGFILFIWLGRRRIAQGNTLFTRELLDDFLTWGILGVILGGRLGYILFYKFSDYLADPVSMFKVWEGGMSFHGGFLGVVVAMWLFSKKHKLGFLKTMDFVAPLVPLGLASGRIGNFINGELWGRVTDINAPWAMGFPQAHYEDVAAAAHNPQWAQWLAQYGMLPRHPSQLYQFALEGIFLFAIVWIFSKKTRPAGQVASLFLGGYGFFRFIAEFARQPDDYLGLLTLGLSMGQWLSLPMIVLGAIGFIYFGKKNRLN; encoded by the coding sequence ATGATTATCCACCCGCAATTCGATCCGGTATTAATCAGTATCGGCCCCGTAGCCATCCGCTGGTATGCCTTGAGCTATATTGTCGGCTTTATCCTGTTTATCTGGCTCGGCCGCCGCCGTATCGCCCAAGGCAATACCCTGTTTACCCGCGAACTGCTCGATGATTTCCTCACTTGGGGCATTCTCGGCGTGATTCTCGGCGGACGTTTGGGCTATATTCTGTTTTACAAATTCTCCGACTACCTCGCCGACCCCGTCAGTATGTTTAAAGTTTGGGAAGGCGGCATGTCGTTTCACGGCGGCTTTTTGGGCGTGGTCGTGGCGATGTGGCTGTTCAGCAAAAAGCACAAACTCGGTTTTTTGAAAACCATGGACTTCGTTGCGCCGCTGGTACCGCTGGGCTTGGCTTCCGGCCGCATCGGCAACTTTATCAACGGCGAATTGTGGGGGCGCGTGACCGACATCAATGCCCCGTGGGCGATGGGTTTTCCGCAGGCGCATTACGAAGACGTTGCCGCCGCCGCACACAATCCGCAGTGGGCGCAATGGCTGGCGCAATACGGCATGCTGCCGCGCCATCCGTCACAACTTTACCAGTTTGCATTGGAAGGCATCTTCCTGTTTGCCATCGTATGGATTTTCTCCAAAAAAACACGCCCTGCAGGACAAGTCGCCTCCCTGTTTCTCGGCGGTTACGGCTTTTTCCGCTTTATCGCCGAGTTTGCCCGCCAGCCCGACGACTACCTCGGCCTGCTGACTCTGGGCTTGTCGATGGGACAATGGTTGAGCCTGCCAATGATTGTTTTAGGCGCAATCGGTTTCATTTATTTCGGTAAGAAAAACCGTTTGAATTGA